AAGGTATATATGTGATACCGTGGCGTCTTTTCTCCTCATAATTTATAGAGTTTGGGATATGCAACACTAAAGGGTTTGTCACCTATCCATGTATCCTCCCAAAACCTAGTTTGTGACCCATCATGAACACCAGAGTGACCACATGCAAGGAATGGATCCTTGACCTTCATAAGGCCAGACCAAAAATGTGAATCCCTTGGTTGTTTTGTAGCTTGGGTAAGAGTTTTACTGAACAAGTACTTCCTTTTAATGAGGCTTTGCTAAACACCCTTTTCGTTAACAAGTTAAACAACCATTTGCTCAAAAGGCATTTAGGATATCCAAATTTTGGATCCCCAATCCTCCAAATTCTTTAGGCCTACAAAGAATACTCCACGTTGTGAGTCTTTATTTCTTTTTTATGTTCACTAGTACGTTTATTTATCTAACTTGCTTGCAGTTACAACAACATCATTATTAGATGGTGCATCCTTTGTTCATCTACTTATCAGCTTAGCCTTCAAGCAGCTAACAtcccccctctccctccctctagtAGCCATAACTCTATTCATGGATTAATTTCTTCCAAGAGTAGCTTACTGTTTGCTTATGGTGAACAGGTTGTGGAATAGGAGCTAGTGCAAGGGACGCCTATGAACACAACAATTTAGATGAAACAGAGTTAGAAGCAAACACAGTCATAGAACCAAATACAAGCTCCTCTTTACTTCACCTTGTTCTCAAGAACCTACATGGACCTTGCTAGTAAGTAGTAATACTGCTAGACATCACTATCGGTGCCTGTTCTAGTAAGTAGTAACACAATAAATTGTActctctctgttccaaattataagtcattttcaCTTTCCTAGATAAATTGCTTTTactatctagacatagtgtatatctaagtgcatagcaaaagctacgtatctagaaaagccaaaacggcttataatttagaatggagggagtacctttTAACTTTGCAATGTTAATCACAATCAATGCAGCTCTAGAATAGTTCCAAAGCAACAAATATCCTCACTCATTTTCAACATTTATGAAATTATTTAAATGTTAATATCTCTTACATTGCAAGGGAGCAGCGAGCAGGGAGCAGATACGGAAAAGGCTAACTCTCACCGTGGATCACAGAAGCGGCCAGAGGATCATTGTGCGCTTGGGCGTAATACTTGATGAATTGATGAGGAACGGTGGTTTCATGTGGCTGCAGTAGCGCGGGTACTCAGCAACGTCTATCAGAGTGTTGGTCTTCATATTAATCTGGAGCAGCCATGCCTTCTTGTTCTCTCCGACCACAGTGAGGGCGAGGATGTTACTATTGTCCTTCCTCAGAAAAGGGAAACTCGGGACACTGTTGGGCCATGGTGGCAATGGAGTACTGTAACGAGCCCATAGTTTTCTGCAGTTGAGCCTGACAATATTGGAGTCCTTGCTCCAGTTCCCATTCTTCAAAGTCCAAATGCCCACTTCCACGGTATTGTTGCTAGTATCAGGCATATGGAGGTTGACAAGCTTGAGCACATCTTCACAATATCCAACGCTGCGGAACCTCTCTGGGCGATCGTTCCTCCAGGGTTTGGTTGAGATGGAAGACAGTTCTTCGGGTAGATTTTTAAAGTGGAATCTGGCTGGTTTCTCACTAATTTTTATGTGCAGAAGGCCTTGTTTGAGATCAATCCACATCAGATCAGTACCGAAGGATACGACACGGTAGGCATGCCAGTTCGTGCAGTTGGGTAGGGGTAGGGGCAAGGTGATAGATTCAGTCTtggacgaggacaacgacgatgagtCGTTGTACTCCCACAAATGGAGGGATCCTTGTGTGATCAACCCAGTATTCTGGTTGTGCGTGACCGAAAGGTGGGCTACCAGATAGCTACCTTTCCTGGAGTCGAGGACGAGGAGGCCCATCGATCCAGGCAAGAAGACCTCAGGTAGGAAAGGAAGGCGCACCCGATGTCTACTCTGCCAGCTGCAGACGAAGTATTCGTTGGGGATGGCGCCGTGATCACTCTGGAGCAGGACGAGCACCTTATCCTCGTCGGTCGACGCCACCTCCGGCAGCAGTCGAACGGGCGCGCCGCCGTACGGATCCCTCACCTCACGGAGGCTCCTGTAGAGAGACAAGGTAGCCGCCCCCTGCTTCTCGGACCACGAGACGGCGGTGTCGCGGCTGTGTTGGGTTGTGGCGGACCGGGTTGCGGTGGCGGCGACCACGAAAGGGCGCGGGCGACCCATGGCATCACGCAAGGGAGTGAGCTGCGGAAAGCGACTAGGGTTTGGTGGCGGCGGCTGGCTGGACTGGAGCAGGCTTTATCCTCGTTCGTTTGTGTCGGATTGGCCTGTTCCAGGGCCCGTTCCGGGTGGATTGCTGCGGCCCGTTTCTAATCCAGATGTGAATTGGAATGGCTGTTCGTTTTGGCCTGGCATGGAAAGAAAACTGGCCCGACTTGGTCTTTCCCCCACACTCCACGGCCCGGATTAGAGCCTCGTGTCTTACCCTCCGGATTGCTGCGGCCCGTTTCTAATCCAGAGAATTTGAATCCTGATCCGCTGTGATTTTTGCGACAGCGTTGTAGGCTGCTGCAGCTTAGCGCCAATAGCAAAAGAGGAACCTGAAAGCGGCTGGCAGCCGGAACCCGGAAGCAGCACTTCCAATCAGAGCCAATGAAGCCCACTCCTGTCTCATGGTGCATCACAGATCAGATTCACACAGATCGCACTACGTCTCGTGGTGATAAATTGGTGATTACTCCACCCATTTCTCTCCCAACTCAATGACTTTCGATGGTAAATAAAAGAACAAATCTGTGGTGCTGGTGCAACAAGTGCTTCCACTGATAGGTTTCATGAGGCACTTAACCTTTTGCCAATAAAACAAAACTAATGCACTTGCCACGTTGATGTTTGCTTATTGGCCCCCTATGGCCCTTGTGATTGCAGGATCAAGGTTCAGATCGAAGGAAATGGATGGCTCCAGATGATGCTCAATCCATGGCTCCTTACACCTTAGCTATTTCTCAAAATGCATGCAGGATTATATTTGGTGAATGCAAGCAGTGTTCACGCACTGGTCTTCAGAGAGAACAATCAGGAAGATCAAAATCTCTTGCTGATGTTTCTAGAGAAAGCCACAGCTAAAACTGTGTTATATTGGTTTGATTCATAATGGAATACATACTCCAGCTTGTTGCTTGTTCTTCTCGGAAAAGGGGACTTTTCGTCATCGGATCGGATGTGTTGTAGCTAAACAGATCCGTCAAAAACCTGAATTGTTTTGGACCTCAAGATAATTCGGCTTTTTTACAATGAGAAGTTGAATAGCATTTTTGAAGCTTTTGGTGCAGGAGTAAGCCAGGGCAGCAAGACTAGCTCTGGCAGCAACTATGGCTACTACTTTGCAGATTCGGGATCCAATTTTTCTCTCAGATAATCAGCAGTTGGTGAATTTCATCAATGCAAATGATCACTCATCACCGCCTCTCTCGAGTATCAAGAATTATACTCAGACCTTCTTCAACCATTTCTCAGCTGAAAGTTGTAAAGTTTTTAAGATAGATAGGTGTTTCGATAGCACTGCTCATCTTCTAGCTAGACAGGCTTTTGCTGCTGCTCCTGTGCACAAACAGATGTCATCTTACTCTTGTACAAACCTGAATCATGACTACAGATACCCCTATAGAGAGGCTCTGAACTCTGTATCGTTGGAGGGTCTTACCCTCTTATCAGTTTCTTGCTGCTGATAATAAAGTTGTTTGTTATCAAAAAAAAAGCCAGGGTTTTGAATATATTTGTAGCTGCTGGCTTACTAATAAAAATTCTTAGTTGTTAATATTTTAACTTCTGCAAGCCGTTTCGGTCTTTGGAAATTGAACAATGATTTCATGCTTTCAGGATGGGAAATGGAATGATATGAAGACGCTACCGATGAGAGTTTATGGTCTTACAAAGAGTTTGCCTGCTGCTACTGTTGAAAAATTAGACAATTTTATGATTAATTTGAGAACATAAATCATGATGATCTCAGATACTAACATGCACTAGTACACATAACAGGCTTCCGCGAGTGTAAAAGGCCAGTGAAAATCATAAACTTCACATGCGTCTTCTAGAGAACCACCAATGTAAATCCATTTACACATGCGGTTCTGACAGTTAGATTAAGAAAACCGCCTGTGTAAAAGCATTTACACAAGTGATTATTTTAAAAAACCGCCTGCGTAAATGCATTTCCGCGGACGGTTTATGTAAATTGGCGGCCTCTCGACATCCACGTGGATATCAAAAGAAAAATCATTCATAGCTGGCATTAAAATTCTGGCTTTTTGAAATGAAAAATTCCATTACTCGGTTACTGGTGCCAAATTGACAACCACGTCCATCTCCACAATTGAGAATACTGTAAAACAATAGGACAATACCTTGATTTAGATTAGGACAATATCTTGATTTAGATTCAACTACCAAGCTGCTATGCAGTGCGCTACATTACGAACTCCTGAGGCATGAAGTACATAAACATTTATTAGTTATGAGCTAATATCTCCATATCCCACATCAAACCACTCCAGAGCTTGTGATCAAAGTATGTTGACCCTTGACAGTGCAGCTTGTCTTACCCTCTTACCATCATTAGAGTATGTTTTCATTATGTACCGGGATGATTAGTATAATCTCAGCATCTTCCCATTCCCCTCCTACTACTTCTCCTCACATCCTCATACTACACTTCAAATATCTTTCTATAATATGGATAAAAATAAAGATTGTCACCCCATGAAAAAATCAGATATATCAAAAGAaactttactaaaattttgatttACTGAAAGAAACCTCTGATCCTATAGAAGCCTGGAAGTCTAGAAGCCTGGAAGTTACCTTGTACTTGGAGCTGTTTTTTTGTGATCAGCGTTTGCTCACTGAAATTACTTTTTTTGCCCATAGGataaaaaagaactataatatgTGGGGTAGTAAATAGAAAAGAATAGTATCATATCTAGCCAATGAATATTAGCAGGAAAAGAAATTGCACATTGAAAAGCACTACTGCACAAATGGCTTTGCGAGGCACTGCCCAAATATTAACTGAGGCGGTCAAAGTTGAACGTCTCGCAAAATGCATTTACGGAGGCGGACAGTTGATTTACGGAGGCGATAAAAAATGTCCACCTCGGTAAATCGATATGCCGAGGCGGTCAAAACTGTCCACCTCGGTAAATCGATTTATGGAGGCCGGCGTCTTAAAATATCCGTCTCCATAAATAGTTGCAtcaaataattcataacttttttatatGGACTCGGatgaagataaactttatattaaaattgtagcCCTTTGTAGTTAAAAAGTTTTTGATTTGGAACTGCTTATGGTCCAAAAATTTTGTTGTAAGGTTAcagatttttaaatttcaaatttaaaattatcaaacaatctcggatgttgacatggtctatataaaagttatagttctcGATACAAtccacaactttgtagttgaaaagtttgtTATTTAAAGTCGTTTAGAATCATCcgagagcgcggcgtcgcaggctcaccaactctactgtatagatctTTCCGCACGTTGCAATGGAAACGAATAATGCCCTAATAACTATGAAGGAAAATATGTGAGATCAACTTTCACATATTCAAGTAGCCCACATCTTTAAATACATGGAAACAACTAACGTTAAGAAATGTGCAATATATATAAAATCTTCTACAGATAGTAGCCCACATCTTTAAATACATGGAAACGGCCAACGTTAAGAAATGTGCAATATATATGGTTTAGTGACTCTTCCTGGAACCCCGGACTGCACAAGCTAGTGCGCTATAATAACATACTAGCCATTGCtacccgcgcttcgctgcgggtgatgtgcttggtataggaaaaatcttgagaaatatggctcatatgtctaatatgttttttCATCGCGTTGCTACGAAAGGTTggtctatttggtacattaaatgGGAAAATATGGAAAGAAAATGTAACATGGtttttttcattacaatgttgtaaaccaacatagaggttggttgtcgttacatggtgcctattctatgccagtaaatcaatgacatgttagtggaaagaagtatttgatggagttagGCTTAAacaactaacacacttagatttaAAGCACAACATTGGTTAGGATTATattataggtggaaagagcaaaaactacaacacaagtatgcctcctaacgcgagggtttacaaaagagtgaattagAATCCACTCCCCTTAGGTGAAACTACAACACATTTCGTAATTCTGGAATTACATGAAAAATTACACGGCGTCGAACCCTAAATTACACCGGGATctaaagttacatggttaagagcaacctagtataaCCAATGCTTACTCCAGAAGTCGGGATacacgagggcaatggagaatcAACGAGATAATGATTATctaaaacatggcgtatgaccaacaggtgagcacatttaatgcctctcttTTACATGCAGAGATTTTCACACGCGCAGAGACGCCCGCTCCTCCTACAACTTCGCATGCCTACCGAGGATTACCTTGCCAAGCACAACCAGCAGGCACATTTATATATGTCCCGTGGTTGCCCGCGCATGCGTCCACGCGCCAGGTGTGGGCTCTGCTGCGTACAATACCCATCTGCATGCCTGGTGTTGAGATATGAAACATATGGAGCCCACCTGCATGCAAAGGAATCTTTTTAGCGTCCAAACTTTAAACTGCGATATTTTTCAAACCATAAGTCCAAATTATATGACGTTTATACTATGTTGTTGGAAATAATTTTCTGAACAAAATGAGATCCATAATGTCTATATTCTGACAAAGTTACAAAATGGCCTTTTTTTAAACAAAACAACAGAAAATAGGAAACCAAAAAAAGACTCACGCACGCCACACCAGCTGACGCATGCATGCACTGGCCCCGCACTCTTGCTCTGCACGCTGCGCACACTGCTGGCTGCTGCACCTGCGCCGCTGGACGCGTACTGCATACACCGTTGTCTACTACTGCTGTAACTCAGTTAAGCAGTAGGATGGGAGAAACAAATGTCACGTT
This sequence is a window from Miscanthus floridulus cultivar M001 chromosome 10, ASM1932011v1, whole genome shotgun sequence. Protein-coding genes within it:
- the LOC136486601 gene encoding uncharacterized protein, which codes for MGRPRPFVVAATATRSATTQHSRDTAVSWSEKQGAATLSLYRSLREVRDPYGGAPVRLLPEVASTDEDKVLVLLQSDHGAIPNEYFVCSWQSRHRVRLPFLPEVFLPGSMGLLVLDSRKGSYLVAHLSVTHNQNTGLITQGSLHLWEYNDSSSLSSSKTESITLPLPLPNCTNWHAYRVVSFGTDLMWIDLKQGLLHIKISEKPARFHFKNLPEELSSISTKPWRNDRPERFRSVGYCEDVLKLVNLHMPDTSNNTVEVGIWTLKNGNWSKDSNIVRLNCRKLWARYSTPLPPWPNSVPSFPFLRKDNSNILALTVVGENKKAWLLQINMKTNTLIDVAEYPRYCSHMKPPFLINSSSITPKRTMILWPLL